The Bacillota bacterium DNA window GAAGGAATTTCCCATTCCGCCGGGAAAATTAGCGGGCAATATCTGCTCGATCGTAAACTTTGATGTCGTTTTAGCCGGCAGCTTTACACATGCCATTACTTTTTCTGATTTCGTTTCATAAGGATTTTTCCTTACGGCATAACCATTAATGACATTCCCGTTCTCATCTTTAACAGTGACATAATTAGGAGAGCTGGAGCTGAGCTTATAGTAGAGATAGCGTGTCTTGTCGCCGGTATTGTTTATCGTGACATGATAATTCACACTGACGCCGTAGTTGCCGAGGTTGCAGCCGCTGCCCCTGTTGTCCTTGCCTATCGTCAGCGGATAGTTTGGAATCCCGCCAGCCGAATCTTTTGTGTCGCTGTGGAAATCATCGAACACCCAATACTGATCTTTTTGTGCATCTGCGACATTGCTTCCGTAGAAGCTTAGTTTTTCAGGGTCAAAATATTTGAAAGAGAGCATATCAGACTCTGTGCAGGAAGGCCTTGACCATATATCCTCCTGCGGATTGATATTTGTCATCCATTTTGTTACAACACTGCCTTCAGGGATATACTGATTATATACTTTAACGGGAAGCAGGGTGCCTGCCGTGATTTTGTCATTAATAGAATAACTCAAATCGGTGTTGACAGCGGGAAGCGTATCTGCTATCCCCTTGTACTGCCTGTCACGGTAATAAACGCCTCTTTTTGCGTTGTCGCAGTGGTGGCTTCTGTCCCCGAGGATGCCGTCTGATTTAAGAGCGGCAATATTGACGTCGACTTTGCCCTGCTTTATCTCAAAATCGCTCATCAGAAAGACCGGCTTTAAAAACGCCACCGTGCTGTAGTTGCTTATATATTTGCTAAGCCACATTTTCTCGCCTTTTTTAAGTTCCACCGTAACGGGCGTAAACTCATGCGGCTCACATTTTTCGTCAGACCTTTCGGTCAGCATCGGAACCTGCATATAATCAGACCAAGCATTGAAAAAGTCGGCGGATGACTGAAGCTTTAAAATTTTATCGCCGGATCGGAATGTTTCAAGCCTTTGCGCTTCAAACCCCACGGCGGTTATAACGACTGTTGAATCCTCTTTTGCAACGAACTGCGCGTCGAGCTCTATATCGAATCCCATTTCCTTCATGCTTCCGTCGCTGTTTTGCAGTTCGGTATGGTTTAGATGCGAAACGAACATGGAATATTTGCCCGCCGCGAGATCATCGTTATTCATTATATAAGATGGGTTGGGGTTAGAGTCGTCTGAAAGGTCTCTGCGCCAGATCGCCTCTTCATTGTTGCAGTATATGTATTTACCGCCGCCCTCAGGCGTGAATTTTATATTCTGCGCCGTGACAGAGTCAGACGCCGCGAATGTCATCATGCAGAAAAGCATAAAAACTGGCAAAACAAAAAAGAACTTCTTCATTCGATCACCCAATCTATGTTATTGTAAAAGAGCTTAAAGCCCGCTCACTGTATTTTTAGACGGAATTTATAATGATATGTTTCAATAAAGATCACGAAAATCACAAATCCAGAAAACTATCGTTTTAATAATATCAATTTAACCGTAAAACTTCAATTCACAAAAAATAAATATACTACGTCAAAATATACAACTTTTTCTTTCTAAAATTATTAATTTTTGCTATTTTATGTATTGAAAATTTAAATAGGTAAGCTTATAATTAGGACACAAAATAATTAGGCATCCTAAATATTAAGTTATTTAAGAAATGAGGTGAAATTAGCATGCAGGATAAGTCAGAAACAGAGATCATATCTAAAAAAGTCATAAGGGCATTTTTGCAGTTCAAGCGGCTGCGCATGAATGACAGCGTAAAATTCAGTAGCGACCATCCCCATCATTTTCATGATAATATTGATCACCACCACCATTTTCATGAGGATAATAATCATTTTCTGAAGCCAAGCGAAATCATGCTTATGTATGAACTGAAAGATGTCGAAGACGAATATCCGAGTGGAATCAGCGTTTCGGATTTGAGTCATATTATGCGAGTCAAGCCCCCGTCAATCACATCTTTGATCACGAGCCTTGAGAAAAAAGATATGATCGAGCGGACAATGGATCCGAACGACCGACGGATCATCCGATTGAAGCTGACGGAAACCGGCAGGCAATGCATCGAAAAACAGAATCAGCATACTGTAGAAAAAATAAATGGCCTGGTGGAATACCTTGGCAAAGAAAAAAGCGCTCAGCTTGCTAGCCTGATAAATGATGTATTTATGTATTTTATCAGCCAGGCTAATAACAAAAACATACCAAAGGATCAATAAGCTGCAACGCTTCTTGACCTAAACGATGGAGGCATCTAATGCTTAAAATCTATAAAAATCTAAAGCCATATATCCCCTATATTTTCGGGATCTTGGTTTTTCAGGCACTTCAGTCGATGGCAAACCTTTACCTGCCGACGCTGATGTCCGATATCACAAACAACGGCATAATGAAGTCCGATGTCCCCTATATCTGGCGGATGGGAGGGCTTATGCTGCTCATTGCGGCAGGCGGCGTCATATGCGCGATCGGCGCAAGCCTTCTTGGCTCGAAAACAGCGGTAGGGCTCGGACGGAGACTGCGCAACAAGATCTTCCGCAAGGTTGAGGGATTCTCACTGCACGAGTTTGACAAGCTCGGCGCTTCGACCCTTATCACAAGAACGACGAATGACATCATTCAGATACAGACGACAACGATACTTATCTTCAACATGATGGTCGGCGCGCCGATAACGGCGATAGGCGGAACGATACTTGCATACAGCGAAGATAAAAGCATGACCTTAATCCTTGCTGTCGCCCTGCCGGTCATAGGCTGTGTCGTCGCATTCTTTGCCACAAAGGGAATGCCGCTCTTCAAAATGGTGCAAAAAAAGATCGATAAGGTGAATTTGGTCGTCCGTGAAAACCTCACCGGCATTCGTGTAATACGCGCTTTCAATCAGATCGACCGTGAAAAAGCCCGTTTTGACGAGGCAAGCAGCGATCTTACAAACAACTATATCAAAGTAAACCGCATAATGGCATTCATGATGCCCATAATGATGCTAATAATGAACCTCGTCACGATGAGCATACTGTGGTTCGGCGCTATGCGTGTCAATGACGGCACATCTAACATCGGAAACCTTATGGCATTCATGCAGTATGCAATGCTTATCCTGATCTCCCTTTTGATGCTGACCATGATGTTCATCATGGTTCCGCGCGCGCAGGCTGCCGCTGAGAGAGTCAACGAAGTGCTTGCGACAAAAAGCGAGATAATAGATCCTAAGGAGATACGCCATGCCAACGATCAGGCGGGCTATATCGAATTTAATAATGTAACGTTCAGATACCACGGCGCAGAGGAACCTGCCGTCAGCAATATCTCATTTGCTGCAAAACCCGGCGAAACAACAGCAATAATAGGCGGAACGGGCAGCGGCAAATCCACGATAGTCAACCTTATGCCCCGTTTTTACGATACAGACAGCGGCGAAGTATTGGTTGACGGCGTCAATGTCAAGGAAATGTCACAGGAAGAATTGCGTGCGAAGATAGGTTTTGTGCCGCAGAAGGCCGTTCTCTTTACGGGAACGATCACCGAAAACCTTAAGTACGGCAAGCTTGACGCAACCGACGAGGAAGTGCGTCATGCCGCAGAAGTTGCACAGGCATCTGATTTTATAGAGAATATGAAAGATTCCTACGATACAATGCTTTCAGAGGGCGGACTCAACCTGTCAGGCGGACAGAAACAGCGTCTTTCCATCGCCCGTGCTCTGGTTAGAAAGCCGGAAATATACGTATTCGACGACAGCTTTTCAGCCCTTGACTTCAAGACCGACGCAAAACTCCGCGCCGCTCTGAAAAAGGAAACCGGCAATTCCACCGTTATTATTGTCGCGCAGAGGGTCGGCACGGTCATGGACGCGGACCGCATCATAGTGCTCGACGAGGGCAAGGTCGCCGGTATCGGCACACATAAAGAACTGATGAGCAGCTGCGAAGTATATCGTGAGATCGTATCCTCTCAGTTGTCAGAGGAGGAATTGGCATGAGTGCAGAAAGCAGAAGATATACAAGGTCATCAAAATCCGGCGGCCGGCACGCGGGCGGACACGGCCCCGGCGGCGCGATCGGGAGACCTGTTGAAAAAGCAAAAGATTTCAAAGGCACGTTAAAACGCCTTTTACAATACCTAAAGCCCCAGAGAACAAGCCTTACTATTGTTATAATATTCGCGATCCTTTCGACAACCTTTACCGTTTTAGGGCCAAAGATATTAGGCAACGCAATGAACCAGCTTACCAACGGTTTCATCGCCAAAAATATAGTAAACGGCTTAAACGATGCCCAGCCGAAGATGCAGGACGCGCTCAAAGCTTATAACGATGCGATAGACACCGCCGTTAAAAAGGCTGACGAAGCCGTTGAAAGCGGCGTTAACTCAACCGTTGCCACACAGAAGCAGGGTGCATATGACCAGGCAATGAAACAAGCTGACGCGATAGCGGTGCAGAAATTCAACGAGGCAGTCGCCGCGCAGAAGCAGGCCGCTTACAGCCAGGCAATAAAGCAGGCGGACGCTGTGGCAGTTCAGAAATTCAATGAAGCCACCGCTTCCCTAAAGCAGGGCGCATACGCGCAGGCGAAAACTCAGGCTGAAGCCGCCGCCAAGGCTCAGGTCGACCAGAAATTCATGGCCGCTGTGCCGGGAATCACGGCAGATAAGCTTTCGGGAGTGCCCGGTTACTCAGACGCGTTGAAGCAGGCATATGCCGCCGCCGATACAAAGGCTGTAGAAGCGGTGGACGCACAGTTTGCATCACAGCTTGCCGGCGCTAAAAAGACAGCAGAAACACAAGCGAAAGCCGCTGTAGATTCCGGCTTTGCGGCAAAGAAATCCGTAATGGACACACAGCTTGCAAACGCCAAGAAGATGGCTGAAGACAAAGCAAAAGCCGCTGTCGACGAGGCATTCGTTTCTAAACAGTCGGATATCGACTCAAAGATCACATCGGCAAAACAGGAAGCCGAACAGAAGGCAAGAGATGCTGTCGATAAAGCGTTCATGGACAAACAGAACATGACGAAAGAACAGCTCGACACCTTTCTCTCGCTTGCAAAGCTTCCGCTCATCAAAAGTACGAACGATTTTAACCAGCGTGCTGATATAGCCAAAACCTTCTTCGATGATCTTAAAAAGCTTCCACAAAACATGGTTTCCGGCGACGCATCGGTCAAATCATCCAACCTTAATCTCTCAAATATTTCAGACGAAAACCTTAACACTTATATAAAAGATATACGTGAAACAGGCGGAAGCATTCCCTTTGCCGCAGTCGCCAGGATTCTTATCTTCCTGCTCTTTATATACGTCTTGAGCTCAGTTTTTGCCTTTGTCATGCAATATATCATGTCATCCGTTGCGCAGGGCGTCGTTTACAATATGCGTAAAGACGTTGACGAAAAACTTTCCCGCCTGCCGCTCAAGTATTTCGATTCACACTCAAACGGTGAGATCCTGAGCCGCATGACGAACGATATAGATACAGTTTCATCGACCCTCCAGCAGAGTTTGACCCAGCTGATCCAGGCGGTACTCCAGATCGTCGGTTATCTCATCATGATGCTGACGATAAGCCCGATACTGACGCTCATCGTTATGCTGACTCTGCCGCTGTATGTCCTCGTCACCGCTCTGATAGCGAAGAAATCGCAGAAATTCTATGCCGCTCAGCAGAAATACTTGGGCGAGCTCAGCGGACACACCGAGGAGATGTACACCGGTCATAAGATCGTCAAGGCCTTCGGACACGAGAAGGATTCTATCGAAACCTTCGAGACAATCAACGACGACCTTTACAACGCAGGCTGGAAAGCTCAGTTCCTCTCCGGCTCAATGTTCCCGCTCATGAATTTTATAAGCAATATCGGTTATGTCATCATTTCAGTGGCGGGCGGCATATTCGTAACAAAGACATGGCTCAACATCGGCGACATAACAGCATTCATCCAGTATTCGAGACAGTTCTCGATGCCGATAGTTCAGACCGCTAATATTGCGAACATCATCCAGTCCACCGTTGCATGCGCTGAGCGTGTATTCGAGGTGCTGGACGAGGAGGAAGAGATCTCTGACACAGAAAATGCCAAGGTCATCGAAGCTCCGCGTGGCGATATCAAATTCGATCATGTCAAATTCAGCTATAAAGAAACCGAGCCACTTATCGAGGATATGAACCTTGATATCAAAAAAGGCGAAACCATCGCCATCGTCGGTCCTACAGGCGCCGGAAAGACCACGCTCGTCAATCTGCTCATGCGTTTTTATGAGATCAATGGCGGAAATATCACCTTTGACGGCGTGAATGTCCGTGACATAAAGCGGGGCAGCCTGCGCACGATGTTCGGCATGGTGCTTCAGGACACATGGCTCTTCAACGGCTCTATCGAAGACAACATCCGTTACGGCCGTGAAGGTGCGACACATGAACAGGTCGTTGCGGCGGCTAAGGCGGTTCATGCCGACAGATTCATAAGAAGCCTGCCTGACGGTTACAAGACCGTCCTCAACGAGGAAGCCTCAAACATCTCGCAAGGACAGAAACAGCTTCTCACGATCGCGCGTGCCATCCTTGCCGACCCTGCCGTGCTGATACTCGACGAGGCAACAAGCTCAGTCGACACACGTACAGAGGTGCTTATCCAAAAGGCTATGGGCAGACTTATGGAAGGCCGCACAAACTTTGTTATAGCTCACAGACTTTCGACGATCCGCGACGCCAAGCTGATACTGGTTATGAACCACGGTTCCATCATAGAAAGCGGAACGCATCAGCAGCTGCTTGAAAAGAAAGGCTTTTATGCCGACATTTACAACAGCCAGTTCACCGGCCCGTCAATTGATGAACAGGCTGTATAGACCTTCACTTTATAAACAGGGCGCCGGCTTTTCTTAAGCCGACGCCCCTTTTATTCATCAAGGCCTCTGAATATCGCATCTTTTAGGCAAAGCAAGTTTGAAACCATCCCCACGATTCCCGTTATAAGGAAGATCACAGCCATTCCGGAACCCTTTCCGGTTCCAACTATCGCCGACAGCGCATTTCGCACAGGCGACGGCGAGAGCATGAACGGCTCGAAAACATGATCGGCAAGAACCCCGCCGAGGAACAGCCCGACAGGTATCGTAGAAAACTGAAAGGTATCTCTTGCCGAGAACACTCTCCCCTGCATTTCAAGCGGCACTTTAGTCCTCATTATTGCTGTAATGTTAGCGTTTATGAATGGCATAGGCAGATTTCCGGCAAAGGCGGCAAATATCCAAACCGCTTTGCTTTTCCCGACACCCCACAGGATGTCGCATATCATAAAGGATATTGCGCAGGAAATAAAGATGACTTTTGTGCGGCTTTTTGCCGGTCTTGCAGCCGTAACAAGAACGCTTCCGGCAAGCGCGCCCGCCCCTATTGCGGTGGATACCAGCCCAAGCGTGACCCTGTTCTGATTTGTCCTTGCAAGAATCATTGCCGGCATTATAGCGTTGCCCGCCATAGATGCCAACAGGTTGACAAATGAGAAGAAGAGTATCATCTTAAAAAGGGGCATATGCTCTTTCAAAAAACGAAACCCCGACGAAATGCCTTTCAAAAACGGCTCGGCTATGTTTTCCGCCGTTATTTTCGGTATCCTTATAAAAAACATAAGCGCCGTAAATGCGACGGCAAAAGTCAACAGGTCAATAATGAACACCGTTCGTATCCCTCCAAAAGACATGACGGCTGTCGCAAGCGCAGGCGTAAGGATCGTAACTAGAGAATTTGAAAAAGCCTGCATTCCTCCCGTTCTGACGTAATATTTCTTAGGGATGATAAGCGACTGGGCAACATTCGCCGCCGGATTTTGAAACGCGTTCATAAAGCTCAAGATGAAATTGATGATATAAAGATGCCAGATCTCAAGCCTTCCGGTGCCGTACAGAATGAAGATCGTCAGCGTCCCCAAAGCCGCTGTGAAATCGCTTACAAGCACGACTTTCTTCTTATCCCATCTGTCGGCAAGCGTGCCCGCCGCAAAGCAGAACAGGATAGACGGCAGATAAGAGCAGACAGAAAGCAGAGTGATGCTCGTTGCTGTCCCCTTACGTCCGTATGCCCAAATGATAAGTGCAAAATTGGTCATAGCTGTGCCGAGAGAGGAAACGGACTGACTGCTCCAAAGTATCAAAAAGCTTTTAAGCTCTTTTAATTTATTTAATTTTATCATGACTTTGCTCCTTAAATCCTTATTGAATCATAAGCTGCAAAGCCCGATTTTGGGCGGTGGTTTTACCGCTCCATGCAAATCCGCCCTTGAATCAGACCCTGCATAGAGCAAAGACAGCGCAGATTACCATAATGTTACCTCGTTTTTCAGAATATCATTATTATATCAGCTGATTTTATAAAGTTCAATGACAGCAGATGACATAATGCGCATTCGACGTGATATAATATAGAAAATCATATCTTCATGGAAGTGATAAAAGTGACTTTTGAAACGTTCGGAGACGAAAGCAAGCCCTCCCTCCTGCTTTTACACGGCATGGTCTGCACGTGGGAGCAGAATTTCAGCCATCTAATCGGCGACCTTCAAAGGAATTACTATCTCATTCTTCCGGCATATGACGGACACAATCCGAAAGAGGACAAAGACTTTGCCGATATCGAGCAGACCGCAGTGGAAATCGACGACTATATCGCCACGCATCACGGCGGAAAAATCTATGCGGCATACGGTTTTTCGATGGGCGCAAACGTCCTTGCGGAGATCCTTGCAAGCAATAGAACGGCAATTGAAAAAACGATCCTCGACGCGCCCTATCTTCTGCCCCGCCCCCGCTTTCTGGCAATGCCCTTTTCAAAAATCATCGCAGCGATAGCGGTTAAAATAATCAAAAGCCCTGAGAAAACAAGCCCAATTTTACTGAACCTCGTGACCGGCAGCTTCACAAGTGAAAGCTGCCCTGAAAAGCTTAATTCCGTCGTATTCTCAAACATTACGAAAAAGACTTTTTACAACGCATATTATTTCGACCATATCCAAAAGATAAGAG harbors:
- a CDS encoding MarR family transcriptional regulator translates to MQDKSETEIISKKVIRAFLQFKRLRMNDSVKFSSDHPHHFHDNIDHHHHFHEDNNHFLKPSEIMLMYELKDVEDEYPSGISVSDLSHIMRVKPPSITSLITSLEKKDMIERTMDPNDRRIIRLKLTETGRQCIEKQNQHTVEKINGLVEYLGKEKSAQLASLINDVFMYFISQANNKNIPKDQ
- a CDS encoding ABC transporter transmembrane domain-containing protein — encoded protein: MSAESRRYTRSSKSGGRHAGGHGPGGAIGRPVEKAKDFKGTLKRLLQYLKPQRTSLTIVIIFAILSTTFTVLGPKILGNAMNQLTNGFIAKNIVNGLNDAQPKMQDALKAYNDAIDTAVKKADEAVESGVNSTVATQKQGAYDQAMKQADAIAVQKFNEAVAAQKQAAYSQAIKQADAVAVQKFNEATASLKQGAYAQAKTQAEAAAKAQVDQKFMAAVPGITADKLSGVPGYSDALKQAYAAADTKAVEAVDAQFASQLAGAKKTAETQAKAAVDSGFAAKKSVMDTQLANAKKMAEDKAKAAVDEAFVSKQSDIDSKITSAKQEAEQKARDAVDKAFMDKQNMTKEQLDTFLSLAKLPLIKSTNDFNQRADIAKTFFDDLKKLPQNMVSGDASVKSSNLNLSNISDENLNTYIKDIRETGGSIPFAAVARILIFLLFIYVLSSVFAFVMQYIMSSVAQGVVYNMRKDVDEKLSRLPLKYFDSHSNGEILSRMTNDIDTVSSTLQQSLTQLIQAVLQIVGYLIMMLTISPILTLIVMLTLPLYVLVTALIAKKSQKFYAAQQKYLGELSGHTEEMYTGHKIVKAFGHEKDSIETFETINDDLYNAGWKAQFLSGSMFPLMNFISNIGYVIISVAGGIFVTKTWLNIGDITAFIQYSRQFSMPIVQTANIANIIQSTVACAERVFEVLDEEEEISDTENAKVIEAPRGDIKFDHVKFSYKETEPLIEDMNLDIKKGETIAIVGPTGAGKTTLVNLLMRFYEINGGNITFDGVNVRDIKRGSLRTMFGMVLQDTWLFNGSIEDNIRYGREGATHEQVVAAAKAVHADRFIRSLPDGYKTVLNEEASNISQGQKQLLTIARAILADPAVLILDEATSSVDTRTEVLIQKAMGRLMEGRTNFVIAHRLSTIRDAKLILVMNHGSIIESGTHQQLLEKKGFYADIYNSQFTGPSIDEQAV
- a CDS encoding alpha/beta hydrolase, with product MEVIKVTFETFGDESKPSLLLLHGMVCTWEQNFSHLIGDLQRNYYLILPAYDGHNPKEDKDFADIEQTAVEIDDYIATHHGGKIYAAYGFSMGANVLAEILASNRTAIEKTILDAPYLLPRPRFLAMPFSKIIAAIAVKIIKSPEKTSPILLNLVTGSFTSESCPEKLNSVVFSNITKKTFYNAYYFDHIQKIRAEIKDTKTEVYCWCGSKEYFAIKSINKLKKYIPDLQFKQFDGLKHGGLIYSDRFKQELDAVLLPS
- a CDS encoding MFS transporter codes for the protein MIKLNKLKELKSFLILWSSQSVSSLGTAMTNFALIIWAYGRKGTATSITLLSVCSYLPSILFCFAAGTLADRWDKKKVVLVSDFTAALGTLTIFILYGTGRLEIWHLYIINFILSFMNAFQNPAANVAQSLIIPKKYYVRTGGMQAFSNSLVTILTPALATAVMSFGGIRTVFIIDLLTFAVAFTALMFFIRIPKITAENIAEPFLKGISSGFRFLKEHMPLFKMILFFSFVNLLASMAGNAIMPAMILARTNQNRVTLGLVSTAIGAGALAGSVLVTAARPAKSRTKVIFISCAISFMICDILWGVGKSKAVWIFAAFAGNLPMPFINANITAIMRTKVPLEMQGRVFSARDTFQFSTIPVGLFLGGVLADHVFEPFMLSPSPVRNALSAIVGTGKGSGMAVIFLITGIVGMVSNLLCLKDAIFRGLDE
- a CDS encoding ABC transporter ATP-binding protein, with protein sequence MLKIYKNLKPYIPYIFGILVFQALQSMANLYLPTLMSDITNNGIMKSDVPYIWRMGGLMLLIAAGGVICAIGASLLGSKTAVGLGRRLRNKIFRKVEGFSLHEFDKLGASTLITRTTNDIIQIQTTTILIFNMMVGAPITAIGGTILAYSEDKSMTLILAVALPVIGCVVAFFATKGMPLFKMVQKKIDKVNLVVRENLTGIRVIRAFNQIDREKARFDEASSDLTNNYIKVNRIMAFMMPIMMLIMNLVTMSILWFGAMRVNDGTSNIGNLMAFMQYAMLILISLLMLTMMFIMVPRAQAAAERVNEVLATKSEIIDPKEIRHANDQAGYIEFNNVTFRYHGAEEPAVSNISFAAKPGETTAIIGGTGSGKSTIVNLMPRFYDTDSGEVLVDGVNVKEMSQEELRAKIGFVPQKAVLFTGTITENLKYGKLDATDEEVRHAAEVAQASDFIENMKDSYDTMLSEGGLNLSGGQKQRLSIARALVRKPEIYVFDDSFSALDFKTDAKLRAALKKETGNSTVIIVAQRVGTVMDADRIIVLDEGKVAGIGTHKELMSSCEVYREIVSSQLSEEELA
- a CDS encoding copper amine oxidase N-terminal domain-containing protein, which translates into the protein MKKFFFVLPVFMLFCMMTFAASDSVTAQNIKFTPEGGGKYIYCNNEEAIWRRDLSDDSNPNPSYIMNNDDLAAGKYSMFVSHLNHTELQNSDGSMKEMGFDIELDAQFVAKEDSTVVITAVGFEAQRLETFRSGDKILKLQSSADFFNAWSDYMQVPMLTERSDEKCEPHEFTPVTVELKKGEKMWLSKYISNYSTVAFLKPVFLMSDFEIKQGKVDVNIAALKSDGILGDRSHHCDNAKRGVYYRDRQYKGIADTLPAVNTDLSYSINDKITAGTLLPVKVYNQYIPEGSVVTKWMTNINPQEDIWSRPSCTESDMLSFKYFDPEKLSFYGSNVADAQKDQYWVFDDFHSDTKDSAGGIPNYPLTIGKDNRGSGCNLGNYGVSVNYHVTINNTGDKTRYLYYKLSSSSPNYVTVKDENGNVINGYAVRKNPYETKSEKVMACVKLPAKTTSKFTIEQILPANFPGGMGNSFEINDEETKLEFYPQSMTKVDETLKSTGREYYAWFGGELYFSSDGDDWIKQGISEDAKEIFDGNWDRYEIKYLDGVYTARWCDYDNSPYFYEIAPKLFNRVYFFDEGFNLKATHYYKDYPSDTYLKDGKIITTVGDRSYATSQPDLQKTISVVCNDKYIDFDVAPIIKDGRTLVPLRLFFESIGAKVDWDADKRTVKVTSGSDVIEFAIDSKTALVNGVEKSMDVPAQLYNARTLIPLRFMSEALGYSVDWDDLTKTITISTKMAETENK